The Flavobacterium marginilacus genome window below encodes:
- a CDS encoding DUF4265 domain-containing protein: MTENQQKVLFRFHSAILDEEITETMWSDIIDAEKGIYKLDNIPFFGPLIATDDIFYAKFDEKEGSIVYKETIAASGNSIIQIVILKDNFDNVIIREKLNEMDCVSEVLNEKYFVAEIKRACDYSAVKQFLNEYSELGLLDFAEPCLSKKHSDDLLK; encoded by the coding sequence ATGACAGAAAATCAACAAAAAGTCTTATTTCGATTCCACAGTGCTATTTTAGATGAAGAAATAACTGAAACTATGTGGTCGGATATAATTGATGCCGAAAAAGGAATATACAAATTAGACAACATTCCGTTTTTTGGACCGCTTATTGCAACAGATGACATTTTCTATGCAAAATTTGATGAAAAAGAAGGAAGTATTGTTTATAAAGAAACAATCGCCGCTTCTGGAAACTCCATAATTCAGATTGTCATTTTAAAAGACAATTTTGACAACGTAATCATTAGAGAAAAACTTAATGAAATGGATTGTGTTTCTGAAGTTTTGAATGAAAAGTATTTTGTTGCTGAAATAAAGAGAGCCTGCGATTATTCAGCGGTAAAGCAATTTTTAAATGAATATTCGGAATTAGGTTTATTAGATTTTGCTGAACCTTGCCTGTCTAAAAAACATAGTGACGATTTATTAAAATAA
- a CDS encoding nucleoside phosphorylase, producing the protein MAIQQSELILNPDGSVYHLNLKPENIAHDIIFVGDQDRVSKITKHFDSVEFSTQKREFKTETGIYKGKRITVMSTGIGPDNIDIVVNELDALVNIDLETRIPKENLTSLNIIRIGTSGSLHADIPVDSFVMSKFGLGLDNMLRSYLADSISNIEIEDAFIAHTNWDLRKGRPIVVAGSSILEKKIESDRIHKGITATAGGFYGPQGRILRLNIQDNELNSKMDNFLFEGNRITNLEMETSAIYGLSALLGHQALSLNAIIANRANGTFSSDPYKAVDELIEYTLNKLAEN; encoded by the coding sequence ATGGCTATACAGCAATCCGAATTAATACTCAATCCTGACGGGAGTGTGTATCATCTTAACCTGAAACCTGAAAATATTGCCCACGATATCATTTTTGTAGGCGATCAGGATAGGGTATCAAAAATCACCAAACATTTTGATTCGGTTGAGTTTTCTACTCAAAAACGAGAATTCAAAACTGAAACCGGAATTTATAAAGGCAAACGCATAACGGTAATGTCAACAGGAATTGGTCCGGATAATATTGATATTGTGGTTAACGAACTCGATGCACTTGTCAATATTGATTTGGAAACCCGAATACCAAAAGAAAATCTAACTTCATTAAACATTATCCGAATAGGAACTTCGGGCTCTTTGCACGCCGATATTCCCGTGGACAGTTTTGTGATGTCAAAATTTGGATTGGGACTTGACAATATGCTCCGCTCCTATTTGGCTGATTCCATTTCTAATATTGAAATCGAAGACGCTTTTATTGCTCATACCAATTGGGATTTGAGAAAAGGAAGGCCTATTGTTGTTGCTGGCTCTTCCATCTTGGAGAAAAAAATAGAAAGCGACAGAATTCATAAAGGAATCACGGCTACTGCGGGAGGTTTCTATGGACCTCAGGGACGTATTCTGCGTTTAAATATTCAAGACAATGAGCTGAATTCTAAAATGGATAATTTCCTTTTTGAAGGAAACCGAATCACTAATCTTGAAATGGAAACTTCCGCTATTTATGGGCTTTCGGCTCTTTTAGGACATCAGGCTTTATCTTTAAATGCTATTATTGCTAATCGTGCGAATGGTACTTTCAGCAGTGATCCGTACAAAGCGGTTGATGAATTAATTGAATATACTTTGAATAAATTGGCAGAAAATTAA
- a CDS encoding translation initiation factor, producing the protein MDLQDQLKNLFPDHEMAPEEAIEKEPHQLYVQKEPMICKFEKRKGKATTIIEGYEGSDEDFKILAKEIKTKLSVGGTFKDDSIIIQGDYRDKIMNILKEKGFKVKRVGG; encoded by the coding sequence ATGGATTTACAAGACCAATTAAAAAATCTTTTTCCAGACCATGAAATGGCTCCAGAAGAAGCAATCGAAAAAGAACCGCACCAATTATATGTTCAGAAAGAACCTATGATCTGCAAATTTGAAAAAAGAAAAGGAAAGGCAACCACCATAATTGAAGGCTACGAAGGATCTGATGAGGATTTTAAAATTCTTGCCAAAGAAATCAAAACAAAACTGAGTGTTGGCGGTACTTTCAAAGACGATTCCATTATTATTCAAGGCGATTATCGTGATAAAATAATGAACATTTTAAAAGAAAAAGGATTCAAGGTAAAACGTGTGGGAGGATAA
- a CDS encoding isopenicillin N synthase family dioxygenase: MQNIPSVDLRDFLSDDPKRKQKFVNEIGSAFEDIGFVALKGHFLNDQLVDELYGEIRNFFSLPLETKHSYEIPGIGGQRGYVSFGKEHAKGRKEGDLKEFWHFGQYVDKDSKYASEYPENVEVKELPRFNEVGKEAYKMLEKTGVYVLRALALHLGLDEFYFDEFAKDGNSILRPIHYPPITTEPENAIRAAAHGDINLITLLMGAQGKGLQVQNHNGDWIDAVAEPDELVINVGDMLSRHTNNKLKSTIHQVVNPPRELWGTSRYSIPFFMHPVSDMKLNCLENCIDAENPKKFEDITAGDYLYERLVDLGLIKK; encoded by the coding sequence ATGCAAAACATTCCTAGTGTTGACTTGCGTGATTTCCTTTCGGACGACCCGAAACGTAAACAAAAATTTGTAAATGAAATCGGAAGTGCATTCGAAGATATAGGCTTCGTAGCACTCAAAGGGCATTTTTTAAACGATCAATTAGTTGATGAATTGTATGGCGAAATTCGAAATTTCTTTTCACTGCCGTTAGAAACAAAACACAGCTATGAAATTCCTGGAATCGGCGGACAAAGAGGTTATGTTTCTTTTGGAAAAGAACACGCCAAAGGCCGTAAAGAAGGGGATTTGAAAGAATTTTGGCATTTTGGACAGTATGTTGATAAAGATTCAAAATACGCTTCAGAATATCCTGAAAATGTTGAGGTAAAAGAATTGCCCCGTTTTAATGAAGTGGGGAAAGAAGCCTACAAAATGCTTGAAAAAACGGGTGTTTATGTATTGAGAGCTTTGGCATTGCATCTTGGATTGGATGAATTCTATTTTGACGAATTTGCCAAAGACGGAAATTCAATCCTAAGACCTATTCACTACCCTCCTATTACAACTGAACCTGAGAATGCTATTCGTGCGGCTGCACATGGTGACATCAACTTAATTACTTTGTTGATGGGGGCTCAGGGCAAAGGATTGCAGGTTCAAAACCATAATGGCGATTGGATTGATGCTGTTGCAGAACCGGACGAACTGGTGATTAATGTTGGAGACATGTTATCCAGACACACCAATAATAAGCTGAAATCTACGATTCATCAAGTGGTAAATCCACCGAGGGAATTATGGGGTACTTCACGTTATTCTATTCCATTTTTTATGCATCCGGTAAGTGATATGAAATTAAACTGCCTTGAAAACTGCATCGATGCTGAAAATCCTAAGAAATTTGAAGATATAACTGCAGGCGATTATTTATATGAACGCCTCGTTGATTTAGGTTTAATAAAAAAATAA